Genomic window (Rosa chinensis cultivar Old Blush chromosome 6, RchiOBHm-V2, whole genome shotgun sequence):
ATAAATCAAGACTTGAGAAAGAAAAGGTGGCTGCTGCTCAGCAACCAGAGGACCGGACTAGATTCTCTGTGACTCGAAAACAAGCAAGGGAGAGAGAACTACAAGAACAATGGGGAGGTCTAGGCTTAGGAAACTCCATGAAGCCACATCAATCGAAACTTGAACTGGATAAGGTATATCTCTTGCTCTTGTACTTTATGAGTTAGCTCTTGCACTTTATGTGTTGCTTGCAAATGCAGTGGTACTTTATGAGTTAGCTCTTGCACTTTATGTGTTGCTTGCAAATGCAGTGTGGTTCTTAATTATATTTCTGACTGTTGGTATTTCTAATTTTTATAGGCTGCTTGGATTAAAGCTGAACAAGAGGAAAAGAGGCAAGCTGTGGGATTCTCAGGTTAAGGGAGGGAAGATATGAAGCAGTTATCACTTAAATTGTAAAGAATATGTTTCTGAAATTGATCAACCTAATGATCAATGTTTTTGTGTTTCTTTAACGATTTTGTATTGTTACAGGAAAATACTTGGTGTATAAAAGTATGCAATCAGTTAGATTGGATTGGATTCCCCAATTTAAAGCCATCATAGTCAAATTGATTGACAGAACTTTTTCCCCATAATTAGTAATCTTACAAGTCCACAGCTAAAGTGGTTTCGTTGTCCCAAGCCCCTGGGAAACGGTTATGCAGCTAGGTGTGACCGTAACTATGTTTACAGCTAAAGCAAGCAAGCATAAAATACGCTGCTAGACATGTAAAAGAAGCAATCGGAAAACAGCTGCCAACAAAGCCAAACGTAGAATCAGCAAAATTCTCAAGCCAATTTGGATGTAACTGATCATAATTTATACGGGAAATAGGATGGGGAAAAAAGCATTCATTTGCTAAGCTACCAAATGATCTACCATAAGATGGGATGACCTATCTATTGCTTAAGTAACTACACTTCCTCGAGCTCAGTATTGTGTCTGTCCAATTGGTCTTTCAGCTCCtttttccacccttggattaACCTTTCATTCTTCTTGATAATCTCATTCTTTACCTTCAACTCCTCTTCCATCACAGCAATCTCCTGGAGAAATGAAAATGCACCACAATTAAGTATGCAAGGCCAAATAGACATATGGTAAATAGACAACATGGTTATAGTTTACCTTTCTGAGTTTTTCAGCATTCGTGGGCAGATCCTCACGTTGCAGACCAATAAAATAGAGCTGAAGCTTTTTGGCAGCTTCCATAAAATCTCTGGCATGTCTCTCAACATCAACTGAAGCAATGACAAAATAAACGCCATTTCAACCGTAAAGTAATACCCTTGGTGAACTATTGGTCAGTGTGCACCG
Coding sequences:
- the LOC112172669 gene encoding mediator of RNA polymerase II transcription subunit 28, with the translated sequence MAEREQQHQGDAQMQSPKDDMVAFVMALEAALLPCLPARELQAIDRSPHPSHQIDVERHARDFMEAAKKLQLYFIGLQREDLPTNAEKLRKEIAVMEEELKVKNEIIKKNERLIQGWKKELKDQLDRHNTELEEV